The following proteins come from a genomic window of Trichoplusia ni isolate ovarian cell line Hi5 chromosome 16, tn1, whole genome shotgun sequence:
- the LOC113502068 gene encoding ADP-ribosylation factor 6 produces MGKLLSKIFGNKEMRILMLGLDAAGKTTILYKLKLGQSVTTIPTVGFNVETVTYKNVKFNVWDVGGQDKIRPLWRHYYTGTQGLIFVVDCADRDRIDEARQELHRIINDREMRDAIILIFANKQDLPDAMKPHEIQEKLGLTRIRDRNWYVQPSCATTGDGLYEGLTWLTSNHKL; encoded by the exons ATGGGGAAGCTGCTATCAAAAATCTTCGGCAACAAGGAGATGAGGATATTGATGTTGGGCCTCGACGCTGCCGGAAAGACTA ctattttatataaattaaaattaggtcAGTCAGTCACAACGATACCTACGGTCGGTTTCAATGTCGAAACTGTAACGTATAAAAACGTCAAATTCAATGTATGGGATGTTGGGGGGCAGGATAAAATACGACCGCTTTGGAGGCATTATTATACAG GCACTCAAGGTCTAATATTCGTGGTGGACTGCGCGGACAGGGACCGCATCGACGAGGCGCGCCAGGAGCTCCACCGGATCATCAACGACAGGGAGATGCGCGACGCCATCATACTCATCTTCGCTAACAAACAGGACTTGCCAGACG CAATGAAACCTCACGAGATACAAGAGAAGTTGGGTCTGACCCGCATCCGGGACCGCAACTGGTACGTGCAGCCGTCGTGCGCGACCACCGGCGACGGCCTGTACGAGGGGCTCACGTGGCTCACCAGCAACCACAAGTTATGA
- the LOC113502067 gene encoding uncharacterized protein LOC113502067 produces MCTSMSVKDLLENMEVKEKRSSDASLLLMNPVASGDNVTTGLNSADKLKEELPPLVPCCEGRELQINEDLVRSGLSAISVKHDSVIQCLSMSRACERMQVPPGLVKHRNSFRSLHRPDLKRVPYLRRMSPDELETLFRGYADLPAIELSKTSTRDESLKDSIPPDENGQGKDIINIKEICKTEEGNGANALHRILKILSGAEDVPAGMRLHGARARLYTSVLAGARAGDQLDAISANEEYDTRVPDDIVPDEEVQLNEELQIILPPRYDDVTAVSSITTTSTDQSIS; encoded by the exons ATGTGCACCAGCATGAGTGTAAAGGACCTATTGGAGAATATGGAGGTTAAGGAGAAGCGATCGTCGGACGCGTCCCTGCTGCTGATGAACCCAGTGGCGAGCGGCGATAACGTGACCACTGGGCTCAACTCGGCCGACAAACTGAAGGAGGAACTGCCACCGCTCGTGCCCTGCTGCGAAGGCAGAGAGCTACAG ATAAACGAAGATCTGGTACGCAGCGGACTTTCAGCAATCTCGGTGAAACATGACAGCGTGATACAATGTTTGAGTATGTCACGCGCCTGTGAGAGAATGCAAGTCCCGCCCGGCCTCGTCAAG CATCGTAACTCTTTTCGGAGCCTTCACCGGCCCGACCTCAAGCGTGTCCCGTACCTGCGTCGCATGTCGCCCGATGAACTGGAAACGTTGTTCCGTGGCTACGCTGATTTACCGGCGATAGAACTCTCCAAAACTA gcACTCGAGACGAATCATTAAAAGATTCGATACCACCAGATGAGAACGGTCAAGGAAAggatatcataaatattaaggAAATTTGCAAAACAGAAGAGG GTAACGGCGCGAACGCATTACATAGGATACTGAAGATTCTGTCGGGCGCGGAGGACGTGCCGGCCGGCATGCGGCTGCACGGCGCCAGGGCGAGGCTCTACACGTCCGTGCTAGCGGGGGCCCGCGCCGGCGACCAGCTTGA CGCTATATCTGCAAACGAAGAGTACGACACCCGCGTGCCAGACGACATAGTTCCCGACGAAGAAGTGCAGCTCAACGAAGAGCTCCAAATCATTCTCCCTCCCCGCTACGATGACGTCACCGCAGTCTCCTCCATCACCACAACCTCCACAGACCAAAGCATCAGTTAG